In Burkholderia sp. NRF60-BP8, a single window of DNA contains:
- a CDS encoding MmcQ/YjbR family DNA-binding protein gives MTFDEVRQIALAWRGVEEGTSYGTPALKVKGKVLARLREDGDTLVVKGVGPDERAWLIESAPDVYYVTDHYVGWPIVLVRLSAAHPDAVKNLLLREWNARVPAKWRDETVRDAN, from the coding sequence GTGACATTCGACGAAGTCCGGCAGATCGCATTGGCGTGGCGCGGCGTCGAGGAAGGCACGTCGTACGGCACGCCCGCGCTGAAGGTGAAGGGAAAAGTGCTCGCGCGGCTGCGCGAGGACGGCGACACGCTCGTCGTGAAGGGCGTCGGCCCCGACGAGCGCGCATGGCTGATCGAATCGGCGCCCGACGTGTATTACGTGACCGATCACTATGTCGGTTGGCCGATCGTGCTGGTGCGCCTGTCGGCCGCGCATCCCGACGCCGTGAAAAACCTGCTTCTGCGAGAATGGAACGCACGCGTGCCGGCGAAGTGGCGGGACGAAACCGTCCGCGACGCGAACTGA
- the ychF gene encoding redox-regulated ATPase YchF, protein MSLKCGIVGLPNVGKSTLFNALTKAGIAAENYPFCTIEPNVGIVEVPDTRLKALSEIVKPERVVPAVVEFVDIAGLVAGASKGEGLGNQFLANIRETDAITHVVRCFEDENVIHVAGKVSPIDDIEVINTELALADLGTIEKALTRYSKAAKSGNDKEAAKLVAVLEKVRAQLDQGKAVRGLALSDDEQALIKPFCLITAKPAMYVANVKDDGFENNPHLEAVRKYAESENAPVVAVCAAIEAEIADLDDADKEAFLADMGMEEPGLDRVIRAGFKLLGLQTYFTAGVKEVRAWTIHIGDTAPQAAGVIHTDFERGFIRAQTIAFDDFVAYKGEQGAKEAGKMRAEGKEYVVHDGDVMNFLFNV, encoded by the coding sequence ATGAGTCTCAAATGCGGCATCGTCGGCTTGCCCAACGTCGGCAAGTCCACCCTGTTCAATGCGCTGACCAAGGCCGGCATCGCCGCCGAGAACTACCCGTTCTGCACGATCGAGCCGAACGTCGGCATCGTCGAAGTGCCGGATACGCGCCTGAAGGCGCTCTCCGAGATCGTCAAGCCGGAGCGCGTCGTGCCGGCCGTCGTCGAATTCGTCGACATCGCGGGCCTCGTCGCGGGTGCGAGCAAGGGTGAAGGCCTCGGCAACCAGTTCCTCGCGAACATCCGCGAAACCGACGCGATCACGCACGTCGTGCGCTGCTTCGAGGACGAAAACGTCATTCACGTCGCCGGCAAGGTCAGCCCGATCGACGACATCGAAGTGATCAACACCGAACTGGCGCTCGCCGACCTCGGCACCATCGAGAAGGCGCTCACGCGCTACTCGAAGGCGGCGAAGTCGGGCAACGACAAGGAAGCGGCGAAACTCGTCGCCGTGCTCGAGAAGGTGCGCGCGCAGCTCGACCAGGGCAAGGCCGTGCGCGGCCTCGCGCTGTCGGACGACGAGCAGGCGCTGATCAAGCCGTTCTGCCTGATCACCGCGAAGCCGGCGATGTACGTCGCCAACGTGAAGGACGACGGTTTCGAGAACAACCCGCACCTCGAGGCGGTGCGCAAGTACGCGGAAAGCGAAAACGCGCCGGTGGTCGCCGTGTGCGCGGCGATCGAGGCGGAAATCGCCGATCTCGACGACGCGGACAAGGAAGCCTTCCTCGCCGACATGGGCATGGAAGAGCCGGGCCTCGACCGCGTGATCCGCGCGGGCTTCAAGCTGCTCGGCCTGCAGACCTACTTCACCGCGGGCGTGAAGGAAGTTCGCGCGTGGACGATCCACATCGGCGATACCGCACCGCAGGCGGCCGGCGTGATCCACACCGACTTCGAGCGCGGCTTCATCCGTGCGCAGACGATCGCGTTCGACGACTTCGTCGCGTACAAGGGCGAGCAAGGCGCGAAGGAAGCCGGCAAGATGCGCGCGGAAGGGAAGGAATATGTCGTGCACGATGGCGACGTGATGAACTTCCTGTTCAACGTCTGA
- a CDS encoding DUF3761 domain-containing protein has translation MRTLLHRATHAAALSATLSAALFVAGAALPASAHAYRAPPGYGNEADLDRHDTYRNRDGETVHAPAHSKSGRVPDGASARCRDGTYSFSRHRRGTCSGHGGVAAWL, from the coding sequence ATGCGTACCCTGCTCCATCGCGCGACCCATGCCGCGGCCCTGTCCGCGACCCTGTCCGCCGCGCTCTTCGTCGCGGGCGCCGCGTTGCCCGCTTCCGCGCACGCGTATCGCGCGCCGCCCGGCTACGGCAACGAAGCCGATCTCGACCGTCACGACACGTATCGCAACCGCGACGGCGAAACCGTGCATGCGCCCGCGCATTCGAAATCGGGCCGCGTGCCGGACGGCGCGAGCGCGCGTTGCCGCGACGGCACGTATAGCTTCAGCCGGCACCGGCGCGGCACCTGCTCGGGGCACGGGGGCGTCGCCGCATGGCTGTGA
- a CDS encoding MBL fold metallo-hydrolase, whose protein sequence is MSIRHLFSSAFAATALLGAASASIAAPLTVDVYNPGAHAIFPVSSEIVSGKTEAILIDAQFQRNDAQALVSRIKASGKTLKAVYVSHSDPDYYFGLETIHAAFPDAKIVATPQTVAAIEASKDGKLAYWGPILKDNAPTSVIVPQPLDGNTLRVDGEPLRIVGLDGPAPDRTFVWIPSARTVVGGIPVAANVHVWMADTQTPLSHANWLATLDRIDALKPARVVPGHFLPNRDGSQPFTTGVAFTRNYVKAFDQEAVRAKDSTTLIAAMEARYPDLGEKSSLELSAKVAKGEMQWPAPAPFPAAGKTVRVQFGATAFDLNFKDDKTMSFVGTAGQFKGVTDTVQYTAREVRPQVYMVYWHEPSTGSNVVHVEDFERGAVDTNIAMKDGQFLHMSGTLKVVGRE, encoded by the coding sequence ATGTCGATCCGTCATCTGTTTTCTTCCGCATTCGCGGCGACTGCACTACTCGGCGCCGCATCCGCGAGCATCGCCGCCCCGTTGACCGTCGATGTCTACAATCCGGGCGCGCATGCCATCTTCCCGGTTTCGTCCGAAATCGTTTCGGGCAAAACGGAGGCGATCCTGATCGACGCCCAGTTCCAGCGCAACGACGCTCAGGCGCTGGTGAGCCGGATCAAGGCGAGCGGCAAGACGCTCAAGGCCGTCTACGTGAGCCACAGCGATCCCGACTATTACTTCGGGCTGGAAACGATTCACGCGGCGTTCCCGGATGCGAAGATCGTCGCGACGCCGCAGACCGTCGCCGCGATCGAGGCCAGCAAGGACGGCAAGCTTGCCTACTGGGGCCCGATCCTGAAGGACAACGCGCCGACTTCGGTGATCGTGCCGCAGCCGCTCGACGGCAATACGCTGCGCGTCGATGGCGAGCCGCTGCGCATCGTCGGGCTCGACGGCCCGGCGCCCGATCGCACGTTCGTATGGATTCCTTCCGCGCGGACCGTGGTCGGTGGCATCCCGGTCGCCGCGAACGTTCATGTCTGGATGGCCGACACGCAGACGCCGCTGTCGCACGCGAACTGGCTGGCGACGCTCGACCGGATCGATGCGCTGAAGCCGGCGCGCGTCGTGCCCGGCCACTTCCTGCCGAACCGCGACGGCAGCCAGCCGTTCACCACGGGCGTCGCGTTCACGCGGAATTACGTCAAGGCGTTCGACCAGGAAGCGGTGCGCGCGAAGGATTCGACGACGCTGATCGCGGCGATGGAGGCGCGCTACCCGGACCTTGGCGAGAAGTCGTCGCTCGAGCTGAGCGCGAAGGTTGCGAAGGGCGAGATGCAGTGGCCCGCGCCGGCGCCGTTCCCTGCGGCGGGCAAGACGGTGCGCGTGCAGTTCGGCGCTACCGCGTTCGACCTGAACTTCAAGGACGACAAGACGATGTCGTTCGTCGGCACGGCCGGCCAATTCAAGGGCGTGACGGATACGGTGCAGTACACGGCGCGCGAGGTCCGTCCGCAGGTGTACATGGTGTACTGGCATGAGCCGTCCACCGGTTCGAACGTCGTGCACGTCGAGGATTTCGAACGCGGCGCGGTGGATACGAACATCGCGATGAAGGACGGACAGTTCCTGCATATGTCCGGGACGCTGAAGGTCGTCGGTCGGGAATGA
- the gabP gene encoding GABA permease yields MSGSNTGLGTGLKQRHVTMMSIAGVIGAGLFVGSGHAIAEAGPASILAYAIAGVLVVLVMRMLGEMAVAHPDSGSFSTYADRAIGHWAGFTIGWLYWWFWVLVIPIEATAAATILNAWFPGIATWIFALGITLLLTVTNLFSVKNYGEFEFWFALIKVVAIVVFLCIGGAAIVGIIPAPAVSGVSNLFVHDGFMPHGASAVLAAMLTTMFSFLGTEIVTIAAAESDNPQRQIVRATNSVIWRITLFYLGSILVVAAIVPWNDPLLPKHGSYQRAMELIGVPNAKAIIDVIVLVSVASCLNSALYTASRMLFSLSRRQDAPAFLHRTDSTGTPRAAVLASTAFGFLTVIANYLMPEQVFSFLLATSGAIALLVYLVIAISQLRMRKTLEAGGADLTLRMWLFPWLTWAVILFICGTLTVMFVSEEHRMEVGATAVLASIVLLGSWLNKRGRDAQANAGRRVSAT; encoded by the coding sequence ATGAGTGGAAGCAACACAGGCCTCGGCACTGGCCTGAAGCAGCGTCACGTGACGATGATGTCGATTGCCGGCGTCATCGGCGCGGGCTTGTTCGTCGGCTCCGGCCACGCGATCGCGGAGGCCGGGCCGGCATCGATACTCGCGTATGCGATCGCGGGCGTGCTGGTCGTGCTGGTGATGCGCATGCTCGGCGAAATGGCCGTCGCGCATCCAGACAGCGGGTCGTTCTCGACCTATGCCGATCGCGCGATCGGCCACTGGGCCGGCTTCACGATCGGCTGGCTGTACTGGTGGTTCTGGGTGCTCGTGATCCCGATCGAGGCGACCGCCGCCGCGACCATCCTCAATGCGTGGTTCCCGGGCATCGCGACGTGGATCTTCGCGCTCGGCATCACGCTGCTGCTCACCGTCACCAACCTCTTCTCCGTCAAGAACTACGGCGAATTCGAATTCTGGTTCGCGCTGATCAAGGTCGTCGCGATCGTCGTGTTCCTGTGCATCGGCGGCGCGGCGATCGTCGGCATCATCCCCGCGCCGGCCGTGTCGGGCGTGTCGAACCTGTTCGTGCACGACGGCTTCATGCCGCACGGCGCGAGCGCGGTGCTCGCGGCGATGCTGACGACGATGTTCTCGTTCCTCGGCACCGAGATCGTGACGATCGCGGCCGCCGAATCGGACAACCCGCAACGCCAGATCGTGCGCGCGACGAACTCCGTGATCTGGCGTATCACGCTGTTCTATCTCGGCTCGATCCTCGTCGTCGCGGCCATCGTGCCGTGGAACGATCCGCTGCTGCCGAAGCACGGCTCGTATCAGCGCGCGATGGAGCTGATCGGCGTGCCGAACGCGAAGGCGATCATCGACGTGATCGTGCTCGTGTCGGTCGCGAGCTGCCTGAATTCGGCGTTGTACACGGCGTCGCGGATGCTGTTCTCGCTGTCCCGGCGCCAGGACGCGCCGGCCTTCCTGCATCGCACCGATTCGACCGGCACGCCGCGCGCGGCCGTGCTGGCGTCGACCGCGTTCGGTTTCCTGACCGTGATCGCGAACTATCTGATGCCGGAGCAGGTGTTTAGCTTCCTGCTCGCGACGTCGGGCGCGATCGCGCTGCTCGTGTATCTCGTGATCGCGATCTCGCAGTTGCGGATGCGCAAGACGCTCGAAGCGGGCGGCGCCGACCTGACGCTGCGGATGTGGCTGTTCCCGTGGCTCACATGGGCCGTGATCCTGTTCATCTGCGGCACGTTGACCGTGATGTTCGTCAGCGAGGAGCACAGGATGGAAGTCGGCGCGACGGCCGTGCTGGCGTCGATCGTGCTGCTCGGGTCGTGGCTGAACAAGCGCGGGCGCGATGCGCAGGCGAACGCGGGGCGGCGGGTGTCGGCGACGTGA
- a CDS encoding HAD family hydrolase, with protein MTIKAVVFDFGGVLIDWSPEYLYRELIPDAAERRWFLTHVCAMDWVVRQDGGQTIEEGTAELVAKFPEHEALIRAFYARWHEMIGGVLEEGAALVDRLDAQGMPLFGLTNWSAQTFPYAWDNFPVLRRFKDIVVSGRVKLVKPDPAIYREMHARIDPHLPGIAPHELVFIDDNAKNAAAATALGWHGIHHTSAAATEARLRELGALA; from the coding sequence ATGACGATCAAGGCCGTGGTGTTCGACTTCGGCGGCGTGCTGATCGACTGGAGCCCCGAGTACCTTTACCGCGAACTGATTCCCGACGCCGCCGAGCGCCGCTGGTTCCTCACGCACGTGTGCGCGATGGACTGGGTGGTCCGTCAGGACGGCGGGCAGACGATCGAGGAAGGTACGGCCGAACTCGTCGCGAAGTTTCCGGAGCACGAAGCGCTGATCCGCGCGTTCTACGCGCGCTGGCACGAGATGATCGGCGGCGTGCTCGAAGAGGGCGCGGCCCTCGTCGACCGGCTGGACGCGCAGGGGATGCCGCTGTTCGGGCTGACGAACTGGTCCGCGCAGACGTTTCCGTATGCATGGGACAACTTCCCGGTGTTGCGCCGGTTCAAGGACATCGTCGTGTCGGGCCGCGTGAAGCTCGTGAAACCCGATCCGGCGATCTACCGCGAGATGCATGCGCGGATCGATCCGCACCTGCCCGGCATCGCGCCGCACGAGCTCGTGTTCATCGACGACAACGCGAAGAACGCCGCGGCTGCGACGGCGCTCGGCTGGCACGGCATTCATCATACGAGCGCGGCGGCGACCGAGGCGCGGCTGCGCGAGCTGGGCGCGCTCGCTTAA
- a CDS encoding cysteine hydrolase family protein has translation MADTAVIVIDMQRGLVERAQPAYRLDDVVSGINRLTAAARAANAPVCFVQHDGDADDDIVPGTPGWELHAGLVVGRDDWRVRKQASDAFHDTPLAAQLDRHGIRSVLICGYATEFCVDSAARRAALLGYRTTVVSDLHTTNERAHLSAAQIVAHHHFVWNNNSLSGNAVTPRPLADVLATEFA, from the coding sequence ATGGCGGACACTGCGGTGATCGTGATCGACATGCAGCGCGGGCTGGTGGAGCGGGCGCAGCCCGCATACCGGCTCGACGACGTGGTGTCGGGCATCAACCGGCTGACGGCGGCAGCGCGCGCGGCGAACGCGCCGGTGTGCTTCGTGCAGCACGACGGCGATGCGGACGACGACATCGTGCCCGGCACGCCGGGCTGGGAACTGCATGCGGGGCTGGTCGTCGGTCGCGACGACTGGCGCGTGCGCAAGCAGGCGAGCGACGCGTTCCACGACACGCCGCTCGCGGCGCAGCTCGATCGCCACGGCATCCGCTCGGTGCTGATCTGCGGCTATGCGACCGAGTTCTGCGTCGATTCGGCCGCGCGCCGTGCCGCGCTGCTCGGCTACCGGACCACCGTCGTGTCCGATCTGCATACGACGAACGAGCGCGCCCACCTGTCGGCGGCGCAGATCGTCGCGCATCATCACTTCGTCTGGAACAACAATTCGCTGTCGGGTAACGCGGTGACGCCGCGTCCGCTCGCAGACGTGCTCGCCACGGAGTTCGCATGA
- the gcvA gene encoding transcriptional regulator GcvA: MNRSRLPPLNALRAFEAAARHLSVKSAAEELSVTPGAVSQMIRTLETHLGVQLFERVNRGILLTAAGRDYLPPVRNAFRQIADASQRVSGAADSGVLTVSVTPFFASAWLVPRLAQFRQASPDVDLQVVTSHALADFSRDGVDVAIRHGLGRYVGLCSERLLTVEIVALASPDLVARLGMPATPAELVGWPQLHDAERKGWHIWFGAQRIDDFGPPRGPAFDDSGLLLQAIVAGQGAGLLPAAMVRGELASGRLVQLADAAWLDDFAYYLVYPPHHAERPKVAAFRRWILDAARADGAASMSGAA, from the coding sequence ATGAATCGTTCCCGCCTGCCGCCACTCAACGCGTTGCGCGCCTTCGAAGCCGCCGCCCGCCACCTGTCGGTGAAGTCGGCGGCCGAGGAGCTGTCGGTCACGCCCGGCGCGGTGAGCCAGATGATCCGCACGCTCGAGACCCACCTCGGCGTGCAACTGTTCGAGCGCGTGAACCGCGGCATCCTGCTGACGGCCGCCGGCCGCGACTACCTGCCGCCGGTGCGCAACGCGTTCCGGCAGATCGCCGACGCGTCGCAGCGCGTGTCGGGCGCCGCCGACAGCGGCGTGCTGACGGTGAGCGTCACGCCGTTCTTCGCGTCCGCGTGGCTCGTCCCGCGCCTCGCGCAGTTCCGCCAAGCCAGCCCCGACGTCGACCTGCAGGTCGTCACGAGCCATGCGCTCGCGGATTTCTCGCGCGACGGCGTCGACGTCGCGATCCGCCACGGTCTCGGGCGCTACGTCGGGCTGTGCAGCGAACGGCTGCTGACGGTCGAAATCGTCGCGCTCGCGTCGCCCGACCTCGTCGCGCGGCTCGGCATGCCGGCGACGCCGGCCGAGCTCGTCGGCTGGCCGCAACTGCACGACGCCGAACGCAAGGGCTGGCACATCTGGTTCGGCGCGCAGCGGATCGACGATTTCGGCCCGCCGCGCGGCCCTGCGTTCGACGACTCGGGCCTGCTGCTGCAGGCGATCGTCGCCGGCCAGGGCGCCGGGCTGCTGCCGGCCGCGATGGTGCGCGGCGAGCTGGCGAGCGGCCGGCTCGTGCAGCTTGCCGACGCCGCGTGGCTCGACGATTTCGCGTACTACCTCGTCTATCCGCCGCATCACGCGGAACGGCCGAAGGTTGCCGCGTTCCGGCGGTGGATTCTCGACGCCGCGCGGGCCGACGGCGCGGCGTCGATGTCCGGCGCGGCGTAG
- the ettA gene encoding energy-dependent translational throttle protein EttA produces MAQYVFTMNRVGKIVPPKRQILKDISLSFFPGAKIGVLGLNGSGKSTLIRIMAGIDKDIEGEATPMPNLNIGYLPQEPQLDPTKTVREAVEEGLGDLFQANKKLEEIYAAYAEPDADFDALAAEQAKYEAILASSDGGSPEQQLEVAADALRLPAWDAKIEHLSGGEKRRVALCKLLLEKPDMLLLDEPTNHLDAESVDWLEQFLVRFPGTVVAVTHDRYFLDNAAEWILELDRGHGIPWKGNYSSWLDQKEERLKQEEASESARQKAIKKELEWVRQNPKGRQAKSKARIARFEELSSQEYQKRNETQEIFIPAGERLGNEVIEFKNVSKSFGDRLLIDNLSFKIPAGAIVGIIGPNGAGKSTLFKMLTGKEQPDSGEVVMGPTVKLAYVDQSRDALDGSKTVFEEISGGADVLTVGKYETPSRAYIGRFNFKGGDQQKIVGNLSGGERGRLHLAKTLISGGNVLLLDEPSNDLDVETLRALEDALLEFAGSVMVISHDRWFLDRIATHILAFEGDSQVTFFDGNYQEYEADKRARLGEEAAKPKRLRYKPISR; encoded by the coding sequence ATGGCCCAATACGTTTTCACGATGAACCGGGTCGGCAAGATCGTGCCGCCCAAGCGCCAGATCCTGAAGGACATCTCGCTGTCGTTCTTTCCCGGCGCGAAGATCGGCGTGCTCGGCCTGAACGGCTCGGGCAAGTCGACGCTGATCCGCATCATGGCGGGCATCGACAAGGACATCGAAGGCGAAGCGACGCCGATGCCGAACCTGAACATCGGCTACCTGCCGCAGGAGCCGCAACTCGATCCGACGAAGACCGTGCGCGAAGCCGTCGAGGAAGGCCTCGGCGACCTGTTCCAGGCGAACAAGAAGCTGGAAGAAATCTACGCGGCGTATGCCGAGCCGGACGCCGACTTCGACGCGCTCGCGGCCGAGCAGGCGAAATACGAGGCGATCCTCGCGTCGAGCGACGGCGGCAGCCCCGAGCAGCAGCTCGAAGTGGCCGCCGACGCGCTGCGCCTGCCGGCATGGGACGCGAAGATCGAGCACCTGTCGGGCGGCGAAAAGCGCCGCGTCGCACTGTGCAAGCTGCTGCTCGAAAAACCCGACATGCTGCTGCTCGACGAGCCGACCAACCACCTCGACGCCGAATCGGTCGACTGGCTCGAGCAGTTCCTGGTGCGCTTCCCGGGCACCGTCGTCGCCGTCACGCACGATCGATACTTCCTCGACAACGCGGCCGAGTGGATTCTCGAACTCGACCGCGGCCACGGCATTCCGTGGAAGGGCAACTACAGCAGCTGGCTCGACCAGAAGGAAGAGCGCCTGAAGCAGGAAGAAGCGTCGGAATCCGCGCGCCAGAAGGCGATCAAGAAGGAACTGGAGTGGGTGCGCCAGAATCCGAAGGGCCGCCAGGCGAAGTCGAAGGCGCGTATCGCGCGCTTCGAGGAGCTGAGCAGCCAGGAATACCAGAAGCGCAACGAAACGCAGGAAATCTTCATTCCGGCCGGCGAGCGCCTCGGCAACGAAGTGATCGAGTTCAAGAACGTCAGCAAGTCGTTCGGCGACCGCCTGCTGATCGACAACCTGAGCTTCAAGATCCCGGCCGGCGCGATCGTCGGCATCATCGGCCCGAACGGCGCCGGCAAGTCGACGCTGTTCAAGATGCTGACCGGCAAGGAACAGCCGGATTCGGGCGAAGTCGTGATGGGCCCGACGGTGAAGCTCGCGTACGTCGACCAGAGCCGCGACGCGCTCGACGGTTCGAAGACCGTGTTCGAGGAAATCTCGGGCGGCGCCGACGTGCTGACGGTCGGCAAGTACGAAACGCCGTCGCGCGCGTACATCGGCCGCTTCAACTTCAAGGGCGGCGACCAACAGAAGATCGTCGGCAACCTGTCCGGCGGCGAACGCGGCCGCCTGCACCTCGCGAAGACGCTGATCTCGGGCGGCAACGTGCTGCTGCTGGACGAACCGTCGAACGACCTCGACGTCGAGACGCTGCGTGCGCTGGAAGACGCGCTGCTCGAATTCGCGGGCTCGGTGATGGTGATCTCGCACGATCGCTGGTTCCTCGACCGAATCGCGACGCACATCCTCGCGTTCGAAGGCGATTCGCAGGTCACGTTCTTCGACGGCAACTACCAGGAGTACGAAGCCGACAAGCGTGCGCGCCTCGGCGAGGAAGCCGCGAAGCCGAAGCGCCTGCGCTACAAGCCGATCAGCCGCTGA
- a CDS encoding MFS transporter, with protein MNRPGTSRLFYGWYVVAAAFAVTFVGFGSAYTFSAFVESLQRDFAASRGQISLVFSLAGFLYFGFGIVSGPLADRFGSRRLAVAGMLLTGAGLAAAGAAHTLLQVYVAYGLGVGLGVGCAYVPAVGAVQRWFVRRRGFASGLAVAGIGVGTLAMPPLASALIAQVGWRGAYFTLAAIALVLGAGMSLLIENDPRRRGWLPDGDVAGEGSRNAAAASTGANVHAGATVREAVTSRPFASLYAACLVCSFGVFVPFVHLVPYALDHGVAPSTAVLLLGAIGVGSTVGRFFLGGLADRFGRRASLLAMFAGMAVALIGWAGAGTVATLAAFALVFGVFYGGWVAVLPAVVMDYFGGRNVSAIIGILYTSVAFGTLIGPAAAGFVYDAGGGYLVPILASAAANAIAFAIVATTGRAPAAARAAGG; from the coding sequence ATGAACCGCCCGGGCACATCGCGCCTTTTCTACGGCTGGTACGTGGTGGCGGCCGCGTTCGCCGTCACGTTCGTCGGGTTCGGCAGCGCGTATACGTTCAGCGCGTTCGTCGAGTCGCTGCAGCGGGATTTCGCCGCGTCGCGCGGCCAGATCTCGCTCGTGTTCTCGCTCGCCGGCTTCCTGTACTTCGGCTTCGGCATCGTCAGCGGGCCGCTCGCCGATCGTTTCGGCTCGCGGCGGCTCGCCGTCGCCGGGATGCTGCTGACCGGCGCGGGGCTCGCGGCCGCCGGCGCCGCGCATACGCTGCTGCAGGTCTATGTCGCGTACGGGCTCGGTGTCGGGCTAGGCGTCGGTTGCGCGTACGTGCCGGCCGTCGGCGCGGTGCAGCGCTGGTTCGTGCGCCGGCGCGGGTTCGCATCGGGGCTCGCGGTCGCGGGGATCGGCGTCGGCACGCTGGCGATGCCGCCGCTCGCGTCCGCGCTGATCGCGCAGGTCGGCTGGCGCGGTGCGTATTTCACGCTGGCCGCGATCGCGCTCGTGCTGGGAGCCGGCATGTCGCTGCTGATCGAGAACGATCCGCGCAGGCGCGGATGGCTGCCGGACGGCGATGTCGCCGGCGAGGGCAGCCGGAATGCCGCCGCTGCATCGACCGGCGCGAACGTGCATGCCGGCGCGACGGTGCGCGAAGCCGTCACGTCGCGGCCGTTCGCGAGTCTCTATGCGGCCTGCCTCGTCTGCTCGTTCGGTGTGTTCGTCCCGTTCGTTCACCTCGTGCCATATGCGCTCGATCACGGCGTCGCGCCGTCGACGGCCGTGCTGCTGCTCGGCGCGATCGGCGTGGGCAGCACGGTCGGCCGCTTCTTCCTCGGCGGCCTGGCCGACCGCTTCGGCCGCCGCGCGTCGCTGCTCGCGATGTTCGCCGGCATGGCCGTCGCGCTGATCGGGTGGGCGGGCGCCGGCACCGTCGCGACGCTCGCTGCGTTCGCGCTCGTGTTCGGCGTGTTCTACGGCGGCTGGGTCGCCGTGCTGCCGGCGGTCGTGATGGACTATTTCGGCGGCCGCAACGTGAGCGCGATCATCGGCATTCTGTACACGAGCGTCGCGTTCGGCACGCTGATCGGGCCGGCCGCCGCCGGCTTCGTCTACGATGCCGGCGGCGGCTATCTCGTGCCGATCCTCGCGAGCGCCGCCGCGAATGCGATCGCGTTCGCGATCGTCGCGACCACCGGGCGTGCGCCGGCCGCTGCGCGCGCGGCCGGCGGATAA
- a CDS encoding UbiH/UbiF family hydroxylase — protein MPAMTAHHTFDVAVVGGGLVGKTAALALTQSGYKTALLAQPATPRPADLAFDTRVYALSSSSQALLERLRVWQALDHGRLAPVYDMRVYGDAHAELHFSAYQASVPQLAWIAESSLVEASLDAALRFQPNLTWFDARAQGFDVRDDAAVLTLSSGQVLEADLVVGADGAHSWVRSQMGARVERRDYRQTGVVANFKASLPHRETAYQWFREGEIVALLPLPDGHVSLVWSAHTAHADALLALDPAQLAAEVERVSHGQVGTLECVTPAAGFPLALQTVDKLIAPRVALVGDAAHLIHPLAGQGMNLGLRDVAALADAIAGKESFRNLGDTVLLRRYERSRREDIRALMVATDGLQRLFAVPGSLAKAVRNAGMAFVGAQPLVKRWLVSAALG, from the coding sequence ATGCCCGCCATGACTGCCCACCACACCTTCGACGTCGCCGTGGTCGGCGGCGGGCTCGTCGGCAAGACGGCCGCGCTCGCGCTGACCCAGTCCGGCTACAAGACAGCCTTGCTCGCCCAGCCGGCCACGCCGCGCCCCGCGGATCTCGCGTTCGATACGCGTGTCTACGCGCTGTCGTCCAGTTCGCAGGCGTTGCTCGAGCGGCTGCGGGTCTGGCAGGCGCTCGACCACGGCCGGCTCGCGCCGGTGTACGACATGCGCGTGTATGGCGATGCGCATGCCGAACTGCATTTCTCCGCCTATCAGGCGTCCGTGCCGCAGCTCGCATGGATCGCCGAATCGTCGCTGGTCGAGGCATCGCTCGACGCCGCGCTGCGATTCCAGCCGAACCTCACGTGGTTCGACGCGCGTGCGCAGGGCTTCGACGTGCGCGACGACGCGGCTGTGCTCACGCTGTCGTCGGGGCAGGTGCTCGAAGCGGATCTCGTCGTCGGCGCCGACGGCGCGCATTCGTGGGTGCGTTCCCAAATGGGGGCCAGGGTAGAGCGGCGCGACTACCGGCAGACGGGCGTCGTCGCGAACTTCAAGGCGTCGCTGCCGCACCGCGAGACGGCCTACCAGTGGTTCCGGGAAGGCGAGATCGTCGCACTGCTGCCGCTGCCGGACGGCCACGTGTCGCTCGTGTGGTCCGCGCACACCGCACACGCGGACGCACTGCTCGCACTCGATCCGGCGCAGCTCGCGGCCGAGGTCGAGCGCGTGTCGCACGGCCAGGTCGGCACGCTCGAATGCGTGACGCCGGCCGCCGGCTTCCCGCTGGCGCTGCAGACGGTCGACAAGCTGATCGCGCCGCGCGTCGCGCTGGTCGGCGATGCCGCGCACCTGATCCACCCGCTCGCGGGGCAGGGGATGAACCTCGGGTTGCGCGACGTCGCGGCGCTCGCCGACGCGATCGCGGGCAAGGAAAGCTTCCGCAATCTCGGCGATACGGTGCTGCTGCGTCGCTACGAGCGTTCGCGCCGCGAGGACATCCGCGCGCTGATGGTCGCGACCGACGGCCTGCAGCGGCTGTTCGCGGTGCCGGGCTCGCTCGCGAAGGCCGTGCGCAATGCGGGCATGGCGTTCGTCGGCGCGCAGCCGCTCGTGAAGCGCTGGCTCGTGTCGGCCGCGCTCGGCTGA